In the Chryseobacterium sp. MYb264 genome, one interval contains:
- a CDS encoding ABC transporter permease has product MRNSIVVSRIFILIFLRDKLNLFFSFFFNAFLMVMLGFYVSNRFDVGTIGVYDDLRSGFSNQFIKALSNDPAVKIRKFNDTLSLFKAVEKGEIVAGIKINRSFEGLQDPVGDPLSHDKQLQIYGSSENMMWVKMLEPGIKIAVLNTNNTSKKMISKIDMGTETLKSKNINYFRSIFPGVLVFSVMGLSFTGAMSLLYFRKSDVLKRLKITPLKKYEFLTGFIAAYFILLLLQAVLYIFIAWLVFGYVFTGNYLQIGLLIMCCGLLFILLGITVANIVPSVDSGNNIIRFLNFPASFLCGVFIPIETLPKILQYVSVIHPLTYFTAAMRNAVNYNAAFTGNASNYMIIFILITVLAVVSVKTFKWEAQS; this is encoded by the coding sequence ATGAGAAATAGTATCGTAGTATCCAGAATATTTATTCTTATTTTTCTTAGGGATAAGCTTAACCTTTTCTTCAGTTTTTTCTTTAATGCTTTTTTAATGGTTATGCTTGGCTTTTATGTCAGTAATCGTTTTGACGTCGGAACCATAGGGGTTTATGATGACCTCAGATCCGGCTTTTCTAATCAGTTTATAAAAGCTCTCAGTAACGATCCTGCGGTAAAAATCAGGAAGTTTAATGATACCCTTTCTCTTTTTAAAGCAGTAGAAAAAGGGGAGATTGTCGCCGGGATAAAAATTAACAGATCTTTTGAAGGATTACAAGATCCTGTAGGGGATCCTCTGTCTCATGACAAGCAATTACAGATCTATGGAAGCTCCGAAAACATGATGTGGGTAAAAATGCTTGAACCGGGTATTAAGATTGCGGTACTTAATACCAATAATACGTCAAAAAAAATGATCTCTAAAATAGATATGGGAACTGAGACCCTTAAATCTAAAAACATCAACTATTTTAGATCCATTTTTCCTGGAGTGCTTGTTTTTTCTGTTATGGGCTTATCATTTACAGGTGCAATGTCGTTGTTATATTTCAGAAAATCGGATGTTTTAAAACGTCTGAAGATCACTCCCCTTAAAAAATATGAATTTCTGACCGGCTTTATTGCGGCCTATTTTATATTGTTGCTGTTACAGGCCGTCTTATATATTTTTATTGCCTGGTTGGTATTTGGATATGTATTTACAGGGAACTATCTGCAAATTGGTTTACTCATTATGTGTTGTGGTCTTCTGTTTATATTGCTTGGAATTACAGTGGCCAATATTGTTCCCAGTGTAGACTCTGGAAACAATATTATAAGATTTTTAAATTTTCCGGCTTCCTTCTTATGCGGGGTATTTATTCCGATTGAAACATTGCCTAAAATTTTGCAGTATGTATCTGTTATCCATCCGCTTACCTATTTTACGGCGGCAATGCGTAATGCTGTGAATTACAATGCGGCATTCACCGGTAACGCTTCAAATTATATGATCATTTTCATATTAATAACGGTTCTCGCTGTTGTATCTGTAAAAACCTTCAAATGGGAGGCTCAATCTTAA
- a CDS encoding DUF4872 domain-containing protein — protein MTLTELYKQNYLPGFDCRMATFRNNLAYYGHYLSNGMMLGLSGCLSFIYSEPEQSRIPYYTILGITDQTLEGLSSVFDSYLSYEACPFDRDEVLLLLKKKLDQKILVNAAVNRPLLQHLRAGNFVEDFVFNSAYTGFHFVTITDISEGMITFFETDYSKPLQYDVDTFMHLWFYDTIHKRKLHDSSQACNGRYYTIDPPKFSPHHNKHALLFLIEKVTNNFFAEGMRYRNGLQALQAFFDGLKTWSSQMDKTCAVKSIFYMKILEMNLSGGGFGRRLYSSFLAEVAQIVEDENLPAIAGEFRETSKLWANFMNAISSDETIKSLMADDFEALRAITETYSANIIAAEIKQFTLLNNWIKLKK, from the coding sequence ATGACATTAACCGAATTATATAAACAAAATTATCTGCCGGGCTTTGACTGCAGAATGGCAACATTCAGGAATAACCTGGCTTATTATGGGCATTATCTTTCAAATGGCATGATGCTCGGACTTTCAGGATGCTTATCCTTTATTTATTCTGAGCCTGAGCAAAGCAGGATTCCCTATTATACGATCTTAGGAATTACAGACCAGACTCTGGAAGGGCTGTCATCTGTTTTTGACAGTTACCTGAGTTATGAAGCCTGTCCTTTTGATAGGGACGAGGTATTGCTCCTGCTTAAAAAAAAACTTGATCAGAAAATATTGGTCAACGCCGCTGTTAACCGTCCGCTGCTTCAACACTTAAGGGCGGGTAATTTTGTAGAGGATTTTGTTTTTAACTCTGCCTACACAGGGTTTCATTTTGTAACCATAACCGACATAAGCGAAGGTATGATTACTTTTTTTGAAACAGATTATTCCAAACCATTACAATATGATGTTGATACCTTTATGCATTTATGGTTTTATGATACTATACACAAAAGAAAGCTTCACGATTCGAGCCAGGCTTGTAACGGAAGATATTATACGATTGATCCTCCGAAATTTTCTCCCCATCACAATAAACATGCCTTGCTGTTTTTAATCGAAAAAGTCACCAACAATTTTTTCGCGGAGGGAATGAGGTACCGGAATGGCTTACAGGCATTACAGGCATTCTTTGATGGTCTTAAAACCTGGAGCTCCCAAATGGATAAAACCTGTGCTGTTAAAAGTATATTCTATATGAAAATTCTGGAAATGAACCTAAGTGGCGGAGGATTTGGAAGGAGATTGTACAGCTCATTTCTGGCAGAAGTTGCACAGATCGTAGAGGATGAAAATCTGCCGGCCATTGCAGGCGAGTTCAGAGAGACCTCCAAACTATGGGCCAACTTTATGAATGCCATTTCTTCTGACGAAACTATAAAAAGTCTCATGGCAGATGATTTTGAGGCACTCAGGGCTATCACAGAAACTTATTCAGCGAATATTATTGCTGCAGAAATCAAACAATTTACCCTTTTAAATAACTGGATAAAACTAAAAAAATAG
- a CDS encoding ABC transporter ATP-binding protein — translation MEKPVVIQVKNLSKSYSGIRILDDISFNIYHGEVVGLAGINGAGKSTLIESIEGLRKIENGSVHVLGKSIDKHYKSIQKEIGIQLQRTSLIGNITLDETLTLFKTLYNVKTDNETLLRRVSLQEAAKKKVKHLSGGQYQRFNLCLAILNDPKILFLDEPTTGLDPIARRELWSIIKGLKIKGVTILVTTHYLDEAQEICDKILILGNQKILAYDTPFNLIKKLENEKTIIVSGIEVLSRADLEVLEKKFKLQYTEEKMFIYTYDIGKTLNEFFEWTKLNHKSITDVSVRSSNLEDVFMTYTTASVMNKKNKTV, via the coding sequence ATGGAGAAGCCTGTTGTTATACAAGTTAAAAACCTTAGCAAGAGTTACAGTGGCATCCGGATTCTGGATGATATTTCATTTAACATCTACCACGGAGAAGTCGTTGGCCTTGCCGGAATTAACGGTGCCGGTAAAAGTACTTTAATCGAAAGTATTGAAGGATTGAGGAAGATAGAAAATGGCTCAGTCCATGTGTTGGGCAAATCAATAGATAAACATTATAAAAGTATTCAGAAGGAAATAGGAATCCAGCTGCAGAGAACGAGCCTTATCGGAAATATTACTTTAGATGAGACCCTGACTCTCTTTAAAACCCTCTATAATGTAAAAACGGATAATGAAACTCTGCTGCGAAGAGTGAGTCTTCAGGAGGCAGCAAAAAAAAAAGTAAAACATTTATCAGGAGGGCAGTACCAAAGATTTAATTTGTGTCTTGCCATACTTAATGATCCCAAGATCCTTTTTCTGGATGAACCCACTACAGGGCTGGATCCCATTGCAAGAAGAGAGCTTTGGTCCATCATTAAAGGGTTAAAAATAAAGGGGGTGACCATTCTTGTGACGACCCATTACTTAGATGAAGCACAGGAAATCTGTGATAAAATCCTCATTCTCGGCAATCAAAAAATCTTGGCTTACGATACTCCTTTCAATTTGATCAAAAAGCTCGAAAATGAGAAAACAATCATAGTAAGCGGTATTGAAGTGCTGAGCAGGGCGGATCTGGAGGTGCTGGAAAAGAAATTTAAATTACAATATACTGAAGAAAAAATGTTTATTTATACCTACGATATCGGAAAGACCCTCAATGAGTTTTTTGAATGGACTAAGCTTAACCATAAGAGTATAACAGATGTCAGTGTGAGGTCTTCAAATTTAGAAGATGTTTTTATGACGTATACAACAGCATCGGTAATGAACAAAAAAAATAAAACTGTATGA
- a CDS encoding PIG-L deacetylase family protein: MDTKEFRTKLLIEKLSKIYPDRFSQNLVDMRSAEYRKILIIAPHADDEVIGCGAAIDHFIGQGAHITVLIVTQESSRSIARYYDYTPQQRMEESYEAQSVLGYHELEYFNFPELMLRSDALLQKSFCLELHDFIVKHQPDCVFIPNKEEMHPDHQIIGELSEGVLAKGVKSKSFTQLQAAIVYEIWGPVVMNSFLEISDTAYAKKIQGIRCYRSQLSSVDYEKIIEFIGWSRGKDLANTGAQSPELKFKIAEGYRLCNYKEN, encoded by the coding sequence ATGGATACCAAAGAATTTAGGACAAAACTGTTAATTGAAAAGCTATCAAAAATATATCCCGATCGTTTTTCTCAGAATCTGGTTGACATGAGATCGGCTGAATATCGGAAGATATTAATCATAGCACCACATGCTGATGATGAGGTGATTGGATGTGGTGCTGCAATTGATCATTTTATCGGTCAGGGAGCCCATATCACCGTTCTGATTGTTACCCAGGAAAGCAGCCGGTCAATCGCCAGATACTACGATTACACCCCTCAGCAGAGAATGGAGGAAAGTTACGAGGCGCAATCGGTGTTGGGATATCATGAACTGGAATATTTCAATTTTCCCGAGCTTATGCTGCGGAGTGATGCTCTTTTACAGAAAAGCTTTTGTCTGGAGCTTCATGACTTTATCGTTAAGCATCAGCCAGATTGTGTTTTTATTCCCAATAAAGAAGAAATGCATCCTGATCATCAGATAATTGGAGAGCTCTCGGAGGGTGTTTTAGCAAAAGGTGTAAAAAGCAAAAGTTTTACACAGCTTCAGGCGGCCATTGTTTATGAAATCTGGGGACCGGTGGTGATGAATTCGTTTCTTGAAATTTCTGATACGGCATATGCCAAAAAAATACAGGGAATCCGCTGTTACAGATCTCAGTTATCATCAGTGGATTACGAAAAAATCATTGAGTTTATCGGATGGTCCCGAGGCAAAGACCTTGCGAATACAGGAGCTCAATCTCCTGAACTTAAATTTAAAATAGCAGAAGGCTACAGGCTTTGTAATTATAAAGAAAATTGA
- a CDS encoding acyl-CoA thioesterase → MISKTLELNEIVIKPRFCEIDSLLIVHHSRFIPWVEEANFNFVEQVLNISRKQLFEIDLYNPIHKLEFLYKNNVRWDDELIVSTIMEYNQFALFTMHNTIRCRKNPSKIFATAKISLLIANKELKLKLLMPDFYLSKIKQAEKVYPQYFIQSDHVHHSK, encoded by the coding sequence ATGATCTCTAAAACACTTGAATTGAACGAAATAGTAATTAAACCGAGATTTTGTGAAATAGATTCTCTTTTAATTGTTCACCATTCCAGATTTATACCTTGGGTGGAAGAGGCCAACTTTAATTTCGTGGAGCAGGTCCTGAATATTTCCCGCAAGCAATTATTTGAAATAGACCTCTATAACCCCATCCATAAGTTAGAGTTTTTGTATAAAAATAATGTAAGATGGGACGATGAGCTGATTGTAAGTACCATCATGGAGTATAATCAATTTGCCCTGTTTACCATGCACAATACCATTCGTTGCAGGAAAAATCCATCGAAAATTTTTGCTACTGCGAAGATCTCACTTCTGATTGCAAATAAAGAGCTTAAATTAAAACTTCTGATGCCGGATTTCTATCTTTCCAAAATTAAGCAGGCCGAAAAAGTATATCCACAATATTTTATACAATCTGACCATGTACACCATTCCAAATGA
- a CDS encoding beta-ketoacyl-[acyl-carrier-protein] synthase family protein has protein sequence MNTSEVKEKIVISGLGVYCSIGKNVDELVESLSESKLGFDYVDEFHTEGYRNTHAGVIKDIENIDSLTGLRSSLILKPSVYQAIEDSGIFDTEVDRSRISISVGTSLTGYGGFVTCLFERHYEEKNERYESSLNEHMKVNYLESINNIPGTLLATEIALEYDISGMLSSSITACSASGNAMAIAVDTIRNGLADVVIVGAVDPLSELTYMGFHTLRAMSPGQPKPLDKNREGLLIGEGSGCIIIESESHARARGAKIYAEIAGYGLSNDAYHATQPHPEGEGGVLAMKIALDEADLSSGEIQYINMHGTGTKHNDQAELKAVERVFGDRLKQIPISSSKSMIGHTLGAAGCIEAVICILALHHNFLPPSLNFETPIDHFDYQVVTAAKSRELNVVMNNSFGFGGNGASFIFKK, from the coding sequence ATGAATACATCTGAAGTAAAAGAAAAAATTGTCATATCCGGGTTGGGCGTTTACTGTTCAATCGGCAAAAATGTGGATGAATTGGTTGAGTCTCTATCAGAATCCAAGCTCGGATTCGATTATGTAGATGAATTTCATACCGAGGGCTACAGAAATACCCATGCAGGAGTGATTAAAGATATTGAAAATATAGATTCTCTCACGGGGCTTCGCTCTTCCCTTATTCTGAAGCCTTCTGTATACCAGGCTATTGAAGATTCCGGGATATTTGATACAGAAGTTGACCGTTCGAGAATATCCATTTCAGTAGGCACTTCCCTTACCGGATACGGAGGTTTTGTGACCTGCTTATTTGAGCGTCATTATGAGGAAAAAAATGAAAGATATGAATCCTCACTAAATGAGCATATGAAAGTCAACTACCTGGAGTCGATCAATAATATCCCGGGCACTCTCCTGGCTACAGAAATTGCACTGGAGTATGATATATCCGGAATGTTGTCATCTTCCATCACCGCGTGTAGCGCAAGCGGCAATGCGATGGCTATCGCGGTTGACACCATTAGAAACGGACTGGCGGATGTTGTGATTGTGGGAGCTGTTGATCCGCTGTCTGAGCTTACCTATATGGGATTCCATACCTTAAGAGCGATGTCTCCCGGTCAGCCTAAACCACTGGATAAAAACAGGGAGGGACTCCTTATCGGCGAAGGTTCGGGCTGTATTATTATTGAAAGTGAATCACATGCCAGGGCACGGGGTGCAAAAATATATGCGGAAATAGCGGGTTACGGATTAAGCAATGATGCCTACCATGCAACCCAGCCTCATCCTGAAGGAGAAGGGGGAGTGCTGGCAATGAAAATCGCTTTGGATGAAGCTGATCTCAGCTCAGGCGAAATTCAGTACATCAATATGCACGGAACAGGAACAAAACATAATGACCAGGCTGAATTAAAGGCTGTTGAGCGCGTATTTGGAGACCGGTTAAAACAGATACCGATAAGCTCTTCAAAATCAATGATCGGCCATACGCTTGGTGCTGCAGGGTGTATAGAAGCTGTAATCTGCATTCTTGCCTTACATCATAATTTCCTACCCCCAAGTTTAAATTTTGAAACCCCTATTGATCATTTTGATTATCAGGTGGTGACAGCTGCAAAGAGCCGGGAGCTGAATGTTGTCATGAACAATTCATTTGGCTTCGGAGGAAATGGGGCATCCTTTATTTTCAAAAAGTAA
- a CDS encoding ATP-grasp domain-containing protein, translating into MKKLLVIETDGISEIKKECDLLGWHPVFIRTNQYASWLPQERTEDEFDIRSTADLSYFDIIKLALDEQVAGILPISLLEPEGVRDSLVRDYIVNHQIPIRMVANSPATMESTFDKWLTKSILGYFNIPVTPDRPINRIEDLGDIVKEFGFPLIVKERKSYTGMGVRIINAEEELVRYITKNSKKELFAEPFLSGSEISMEVIVWNDKIFFQPLVYKGETRLNIIEHPAYRPRISPYQSGSALERKMITIVSKAVEHLQLNGAAEFEFLIVDGEPLIMEINPRISGVTRLCNAAGGANVYRELTYLCTQDTLRKDLAIHPNNYAIQFPLNINPEGDLLKEMQQDPHISYIKPVTWMPILPIRSNVIMSYDTPDGLLKGIRALEHLTDPRYINEALQSFDFF; encoded by the coding sequence ATGAAAAAATTACTGGTAATAGAAACTGATGGGATTTCTGAAATAAAAAAAGAATGTGATCTACTGGGATGGCATCCTGTTTTTATCAGAACCAATCAATACGCAAGCTGGCTTCCTCAGGAAAGAACAGAAGACGAGTTTGATATCCGCTCGACAGCCGATTTATCGTATTTTGATATCATTAAGCTTGCATTGGATGAACAGGTGGCAGGAATTCTGCCGATATCTCTGTTGGAGCCGGAAGGAGTCAGGGACAGTCTGGTCAGGGATTATATTGTCAACCATCAGATTCCCATTCGTATGGTGGCTAATTCACCTGCTACCATGGAAAGTACATTTGACAAGTGGCTAACGAAATCCATTCTTGGTTATTTTAATATTCCGGTTACCCCGGATAGACCCATTAACAGGATTGAAGATCTCGGTGATATTGTAAAAGAATTTGGCTTTCCTCTAATTGTTAAAGAGCGTAAAAGCTATACGGGTATGGGCGTAAGGATCATAAATGCTGAGGAAGAACTGGTTAGGTATATAACCAAAAATAGTAAAAAGGAACTCTTCGCCGAGCCTTTTCTCTCAGGATCAGAAATCAGTATGGAAGTTATAGTCTGGAACGACAAAATATTTTTTCAACCTTTAGTATATAAAGGAGAGACAAGACTCAATATTATTGAACATCCCGCCTATAGACCCCGAATTTCACCTTACCAATCTGGGTCGGCTCTGGAACGTAAGATGATAACGATCGTATCAAAGGCTGTTGAACATCTTCAGCTAAACGGTGCAGCGGAATTTGAGTTTCTTATTGTTGACGGCGAACCTCTTATCATGGAGATTAATCCAAGAATATCAGGCGTAACGAGATTGTGCAATGCGGCCGGAGGAGCAAATGTATACCGGGAGCTTACCTACCTTTGTACCCAGGATACCCTTCGTAAAGACCTGGCAATACATCCGAATAACTATGCGATCCAATTTCCACTGAACATCAATCCTGAAGGTGATCTTCTGAAAGAGATGCAGCAGGACCCGCATATAAGTTATATTAAACCGGTTACCTGGATGCCGATTCTGCCTATCAGAAGCAATGTCATCATGAGCTATGATACTCCGGATGGCTTGCTAAAGGGAATCAGAGCTCTGGAACATCTTACTGATCCACGATATATAAACGAAGCCTTACAATCATTTGATTTTTTTTAA
- a CDS encoding glycosyltransferase family 2 protein, giving the protein MLETMFSVVICSFNKSGSLTAVLTNMNRLVKENTECPFEVIVVVDGSTDNTLEAIGKLTVKYPIRVFYIENSGLSNARNFGLDQSLGRYIVFCDDDVVFHPDYFIHLQMSIQRYPDHVHIGNLINIDKEYSAGIVRSLLNNEDVNYNTLGEKKKDHVFFEAAKQLFFYRNENDDFTTAIWWAVVTGGNLCIPKYYFETCGVFDHHIKGWGPEDADLCYRFFLKGVKATYNDSCLLYHLDHPRDLKAIYDTMTTNAVYFIKKYEKPKELYAYLNFTNGKISLNDFNELCCDIFGMEKVNIPAFSMSMKDYSGREQFLKHQP; this is encoded by the coding sequence ATGTTGGAAACTATGTTTAGTGTTGTCATATGCAGTTTCAATAAATCCGGCTCATTGACTGCTGTTTTAACCAATATGAATCGGCTGGTTAAAGAAAATACGGAGTGCCCCTTTGAGGTTATCGTGGTGGTTGACGGCTCAACCGATAATACGTTGGAAGCCATCGGGAAACTCACTGTAAAATATCCGATTCGCGTATTTTATATTGAAAACTCGGGATTATCCAATGCCAGAAATTTCGGGCTGGATCAAAGCCTTGGCCGCTATATCGTTTTTTGTGATGATGATGTTGTTTTTCATCCCGATTATTTCATCCATCTCCAAATGTCGATCCAGAGGTATCCTGATCATGTTCATATCGGAAATCTTATCAATATTGATAAAGAATACTCCGCAGGTATTGTTCGCAGCCTTTTAAATAATGAGGATGTTAATTATAATACATTAGGGGAGAAGAAAAAAGATCACGTTTTCTTTGAAGCTGCAAAACAGCTCTTTTTTTACAGGAATGAGAATGACGATTTTACGACAGCTATATGGTGGGCAGTAGTGACAGGGGGAAATTTATGCATCCCGAAATACTATTTTGAAACATGCGGTGTGTTCGATCATCATATAAAAGGATGGGGCCCTGAAGATGCTGACCTTTGTTACCGGTTTTTTCTTAAAGGAGTAAAAGCTACTTATAATGATTCCTGTCTGCTTTATCATCTGGATCATCCGAGAGACCTGAAGGCGATTTATGATACAATGACTACAAATGCAGTGTATTTTATAAAAAAATATGAAAAACCGAAGGAACTGTATGCCTATTTAAATTTTACTAATGGCAAAATCTCTCTGAATGATTTTAATGAGCTATGCTGTGATATATTCGGAATGGAAAAAGTCAATATTCCAGCATTTTCAATGAGTATGAAAGATTACTCTGGCAGAGAACAGTTTTTAAAACATCAACCATGA
- a CDS encoding DUF4872 domain-containing protein yields the protein MEHAPVIISDYKHKPGGSCIVTALSGIYRHKGLDFGPEQIIGLGSGLQFAYGYNPFEKNYRIEFISSQLFYSLLSNTGTYGEEFEFSDQEKSLARVLELIDNNMPVPVMMDPLYCEGLMKRTPQEFIRHIPSHMMVVYGYDLSLGQIFLYDSPQFNPVSMKIDDFVKARCSGPTLPANKHVEFYFPETIYPYDRSVKLAIRKVISVYKYSEKHLAHKSGFQAIDRFTANVKNWRQIFNDAEITENARLFMMGVTNGHATKGAFRTQYSVFLDQASERMRGNGFYQSSKIYYDLGKLWIEFQKALNILIKDPGAHDIWKDKSSFSQLLDEINDKEKMAINILEKELTRI from the coding sequence ATGGAACATGCCCCCGTAATAATAAGCGATTATAAGCATAAACCAGGCGGATCCTGTATCGTAACTGCTTTAAGTGGAATTTACAGACATAAAGGATTGGATTTCGGTCCCGAACAGATTATTGGCCTGGGTTCAGGGCTTCAGTTTGCCTATGGCTACAATCCCTTTGAAAAGAACTACAGAATTGAATTTATTTCTTCACAGCTTTTCTACTCTCTCTTATCCAATACAGGGACATATGGTGAAGAATTTGAATTTTCAGATCAGGAAAAATCGCTGGCAAGAGTCTTAGAATTGATCGACAATAATATGCCCGTTCCGGTAATGATGGATCCCTTATACTGTGAAGGGCTGATGAAACGTACGCCGCAGGAATTCATCAGGCATATTCCATCCCATATGATGGTGGTATATGGTTATGATCTTTCTCTTGGTCAGATATTCCTGTATGACAGCCCTCAGTTTAACCCTGTCAGTATGAAAATAGATGATTTTGTAAAAGCAAGATGTTCCGGTCCCACTTTGCCGGCCAATAAACATGTGGAATTTTATTTTCCGGAAACCATTTATCCCTATGACAGATCTGTGAAACTGGCCATCCGTAAAGTCATCAGTGTATATAAATATTCAGAAAAACATCTTGCTCACAAATCGGGGTTTCAGGCGATAGACAGATTTACGGCGAATGTGAAGAACTGGAGGCAAATATTTAATGATGCTGAAATTACAGAGAATGCGAGATTATTTATGATGGGCGTAACCAATGGACATGCCACTAAAGGTGCATTCAGAACCCAATATTCTGTTTTTCTGGATCAGGCATCTGAAAGAATGAGAGGTAACGGTTTTTATCAGTCCTCAAAAATCTATTATGATTTGGGTAAATTATGGATAGAGTTTCAAAAGGCCCTGAATATACTTATTAAAGATCCCGGAGCCCATGACATATGGAAAGACAAATCATCTTTCTCCCAATTGCTGGATGAGATTAATGATAAAGAAAAGATGGCCATTAATATTTTAGAAAAAGAACTAACACGTATTTAA